A portion of the Parasteatoda tepidariorum isolate YZ-2023 chromosome 5, CAS_Ptep_4.0, whole genome shotgun sequence genome contains these proteins:
- the LOC139425712 gene encoding cytochrome P450 18a1-like, translating into MMELTTALLFTCLIAFIIYLIAGRDVRKLPPGPYGLPFVGYIPFMSSSPYLDLQKLAKKYGSVFRLRLGTQNTIVLSDYQATKAAFFQDAFMGRPPANPFDLSKETLETGAFNELPWKEQRRFSLHMLRDLGFAKTRMEEHLKEEIHDLLEHLEEFGGKPIVLKPHLAPSMSNNIATLVFGERLNYDHPVRRMLDKGLSESAAAAGQVAWELFFPFLASVVKLFGFSGAAKIAKTQKETRDYIMKQIDQHEQTLDENNIRDYIDGYLLEIRKRNDKAFCKPVLQDMVGAFFGAGSETVRLTLDWLTLTMASFPHVQEKVVAEIETVIGRNRTPCWKDHTDMPYTEATIMELMRWRTIIPINVLRYTLADTELNGYFIPKECYVVANLWDIHHNPEYWGRDAEEFRVERFLTDDGKQVKKSEYFIPFSIGKRQCPGESFAKIEVFLYFVSILQKFKISLSPGTKPDFDGVLGIGLCPKPHELCLTKRN; encoded by the exons ATGATGGAGTTGACAACAGCTTTACTATTTACGTGcttaattgcttttattatttatttgattgctGGACGGGATGTTCGCAAATTGCCTCCGGGTCCTTATGGATTACCTTTCGTTGGTTACATCCCATTCATGAGCTCTAGCCCGTATTTGGACTTGCAGAAATTAGCGAAAAAATATGGCAGCGTTTTCAG ATTGCGTTTAGGTACTCAAAACACTATAGTTTTAAGTGACTATCAAGCTACTAAAGCTGCTTTTTTTCAAGATGCATTTATGGGAAGACCACCTGCCAATCCTTTTGACCTCAGCAAAGAAACTTTAG AAACCGGTGCTTTCAATGAATTACCATGGAAAGAGCAAAGAAGATTCTCCCTTCACATGCTCAGAGATCTCGGATTTGCAAAAACCCGAATGGAAGAGCACTTGAAA GAAGAAATTCATGATTTGTTAGAACATTTGGAAGAGTTTGGAGGAAAGCCAATTGTTCTTAAGCCTCATTTAGCTCCTAGCATGTCTAATAACATAGCCACGCTTGTTTTCGGAGAAAGGCTAAATTATGATCATCCAGTGCGTCGAATGCTGGATAAGGGTTTAAGTGAATCAGCTGCAGCTGCTGGACAAGTTGCATGGGAACTATTTTTTCCATTCCTAGCCAGCGTTGTAAAATTGTTCGGCTTCAGTGGAGCTGCTAAAATTGCTAAAACTCAAAAAGAAACAAGAGATTATATCAT gaaacaaATTGATCAACATGAGCAAACTTTGGATGAAAACAATATAAGAGATTACATTGATGGCTACTTATTAGAAATACGAAAAAGAAATGACAAAGCTTTTTGCA AACCTGTACTTCAAGACATGGTTGGAGCTTTTTTCGGAGCTGGGAGTGAAACAGTACGTCTTACATTGGATTGGCTTACACTGACCATGGCGTCTTTTCCACATGTTCAAGAGAAAGTCGTGGCAGAAATAGAAACTGTGATTGGCCGAAACCGTACCCCTTGCTGGAAAGATCACACAGACATGCCCTACACTGAAGCGACTATTATGGAGCTAATGAGATGGCGAACTATTATTCCCATAAACGTTCTGCGATA TACTTTGGCGGATACAGAACTGAATGGTTACTTTATTCCCAAAGAATGTTACGTGGTCGCCAACTTGTGGGATATTCATCACAACCCTGAATATTGGGGAAGAGATGCAGAAGAATTTCGTGTTGAAAGATTCTTAACGGATGACGGGAAGCAAGTGAAAAAATCGGaatatttcattccattttCAATTG ggaaGCGGCAATGCCCAGGAGAAtcttttgcaaaaattgaagttttcttgtattttgtttcaattctaCAGAAATTTAAGATCTCTTTATCGCCTGGAACAAAGCCCGATTTTGATGGAGTTTTAGGGATTGGTCTTTGTCCAAAGCCACATGAATTGTGCTTGACCAAGCGGAATTGA